The Syngnathus typhle isolate RoL2023-S1 ecotype Sweden linkage group LG1, RoL_Styp_1.0, whole genome shotgun sequence genome includes a window with the following:
- the nanos1 gene encoding nanos homolog 1 produces the protein MDFLNHNYLSARGPYDYTFNFWNDYLGLTTLVTKNPKLSMPHMSPNSITESLKATLGLDDAPECACACEGGALEGGGGGCCYCFGCAPATPPSPGCVAELKERFSILSPFQSQLPEREAHGCFSGFERMRTRGKPASVRAKLEPKICVFCRNNGAPEEVYGSHVLKTPDGRVVCPILRAYTCPLCSANGDNAHTIKYCPLSKEQPPQRPLKGGRAVGGKRMRIF, from the coding sequence ATGGATTTTCTCAATCACAACTACTTGAGCGCCAGAGGGCCCTACGACTACACGTTTAATTTCTGGAACGACTACTTGGGCCTGACCACGCTGGTCACCAAGAACCCCAAGCTGAGCATGCCCCACATGAGCCCCAACTCCATCACCGAGTCTCTGAAGGCCACGCTGGGGCTGGACGACGCACCCGagtgcgcctgcgcctgcgaAGGCGGCGCGCtggagggcggcggcggcggctgctgctaCTGCTTCGGATGCGCGCCCGCCACGCCCCCATCGCCGGGCTGCGTCGCGGAGCTCAAGGAGCGTTTCTCCATCCTCAGCCCCTTCCAGAGCCAGCTGCCGGAGCGGGAGGCGCACGGCTGCTTCTCCGGCTTTGAGCGCATGAGGACCCGCGGCAAGCCTGCGTCCGTGCGCGCTAAACTGGAGCCCAAAATCTGCGTCTTCTGCCGGAACAACGGCGCCCCCGAGGAGGTGTATGGGTCGCACGTCCTCAAGACGCCCGATGGCCGGGTGGTGTGCCCCATCTTGCGGGCGTATACCTGCCCGCTCTGCAGCGCCAACGGGGACAACGCGCACACCATCAAGTACTGCCCTCTGTCTAAGGAGCAGCCCCCGCAGAGGCCACTCAAGGGCGGCCGGGCTGTGGGGGGTAAGCGGATGAGaatattctaa